A region of the Myxococcus stipitatus DSM 14675 genome:
GTACCGCCCCGGCGACCGCGTCCAGGCGTACGTGCTGGACGTGCTGCGCGAGTCGAAGGGCCCCCAGATTGTCCTCAGCCGCGCGTCGGTGAACCTGCTCACCAAGCTGTTCGAGATGGAGGTGCCCGAAATCGCCGAGGGCATCGTCGTCATCGAGGCGGCGGCCCGTGAGCCGGGTGGCCGCGCCAAGATCGCCGTCTCCAGCCGCGACTCGGACGTGGATCCGGTCGGCGCGTGCGTGGGCATGAAGGGCAGCCGCGTGCAGGCGGTGGTGCAGGAGCTGCGCGGCGAGAAGATCGACATCGTCCCCTATGACGAGGACCCGGCGCGCTTCGTGTGTTCGGCGCTGGCGCCCGCGGAGGTCAGCCGCGTCATCATCGACGAGGCCAACCACGCGATGGAGCTCATCGTCCCGGACGACCAGCTCAGCCTGGCCATCGGTCGGCGCGGCCAGAACGTGCGCCTGGCGGCCCAGCTGACGGGCTGGAAGCTGGACATCAACAGCGAGAGCCGCGTGCGGGAGATGCGCGAGTTCGCCAGCCGCTCGCTGGGCGCGCTGCCGGGCATCAACGAGATGCTGGTGGAGACGCTCTACGCGCACGGCTTCCGCCAGGCGCGGGACGTGGCGGATGCCAACCCGGAGATGCTGGCGCAGATCCCCGGCATGGACCCGGCTCGCATCCCCTCCATGCAGGAAGCCGCTCGCAAGCGCATGGTCGAAGACCAGGCGGAGCTGTCCCGCATGGATTATGAAAGGGAGCAGGCCCGGCTGGCCGAGGCGCGCCGCCACCCCGACGAGCTGTCCCAGGCTGAACGCCTGGCGCGCGTGCGCGGCGTTGGCGAGAAGACCATCGAACAGCTCGCGGCGTCCGGCTACCGCACGGTGGAAGACATCGCCAACGAGAAGGACCTGGCGAAGCTGGGCGATGTGCCGGGCGTGGGCATCAAGAAGGCCCGCCAGCTGAAGAGCGCGGCGGAAAACTATCTCGTGGAGGAGGCCAAGCTGCGCGCGGAGCTGAATGCCGAGCGCGGCAACTCGACGGCGACCCTGGATGGTGGCGCGGAAGCCACCAAGTCGCCGTAAGCTAGAAAGGAAGGCAGGACGTGGGGCGCCCGACTGGCCGTTCTGTGCCAGAAGAGCCAATCGCCAGGTCAGGTCCGGTCCGGATGTGCGTCGGGTGCGGGTCCAAGCGACTTCAAGCGGAGCTCACCCGGTTCGTGATAGGGCCCGAAGGTGCCATCGTGGTGGACAGGGAGCGGCGGCTGCCCGGACGGGGCGCCTACCTGTGCGGTGTCGGTTGTATGACGGCAGCGCTGAAGCGGAAGGCGTTCAGTCGTGCCTTTCGCGGAAAGGCGGGGTTGGTAGACCCGTCGCAGCTCGGGTAGGCATAGGAGCCTGCGCCATGAGGGCGGAGGGGTGTTGGGGGGGAGTGGGTGTTAAGGACCACTCGCACACATTTTCGGGTTTGAGCTAGGGTGCTGCGCCCCGGGGTCACCGGGTGCGGCAGGCCAACAAGGGCAATATGTCGAAGAAGCGCGTCCACGAAATCGCCAAGGAGCTCAAGGGCCACGGCATTGAGCTCGACAACAAGGAGGTCGTAACCGAGCTGTCCGCGCTCGGGTACGACGTCAAGAGCCATTCGTCCTCCCTCGATGACGACCAGGCGACCGCCGCCGTTCAGAAGATTCTGGACAAGCGCAAGCCGAAGCAGGCCGCCCCCCCGGTGACGGCGAAGGGGTTCGTGGTTCGCCGCAAGGTGGGCCCGGCCGCCGGTTCCTCCGCGGATGCCGGCGCGGACATGCAGGGCATGGAGTACGCCGAGCAGGCCTCCATGTCGGCGCCCGCCGTCGATACGCCGCCTCCCGCCGCCGCGGAGGCTTTTGCTCCTTCGCAGCACCAGGATGAGCCTTCTCACTCGGTGGAGGCCTCGGCCCCCGTGGAGCCTCCCCAGGCTCCCGTGGCCGTGGAGCCACCTCCCGCCGTCGCCGCGCCAGTCGCGCCGCCCGCCGCGTCCCCCGCGGTCGAGTCGCCGGCTGCTCCCGCGGTCGCCGCCCAGACCCCTGTCACGACCGAGGCCCCCAAGGCCCCGGCCGCCGAGGCGCCTCGCGCCCCTGTTTCACCTCCCGCTGCCGCCGCGCAGCCTCGTTCCCCCGCTCAGGAGAGCACCCACTTGCCGCAACCCCCTCCGCGCTCGCCGGTCCCGCCGACTGTCCGGACGCCGTCTTCACCGTCTTCGTCCGCGACCGTCGTGTCTCGGGGGCCCGCGCCGGGTTATGGGCAGCGGGGTGCGCCCTCGGGCGGACGCCCCGGTGGTCCGGGTGGCCCGGGTGGCCGTCCCGGTGGTCCGGGTGGCCCGGGTGGCGGACGTCCAGGTGGCCCGGGTGGCCCCGGGGGTCGTCCTGGCGGTCCGGGTGGCCCGGGTGGTCGTCCTGGGCAGGGGGGGCGTCCGAGCTACTCGTCCTATCAGGGACAGGGCGCGCGTCCGGGGCAGGGCGCGGTGCGTCCCAGCTCGGCGCCGGGCTCCTTGCAGGCCACGGGGGGCGCGGTTCCCTCGGCGCCGCAGGGTCCCACCATCATGGTGGGCGGCATTCCTCACGCCCAGGTGTCTCCGACGGGCGGACAGGCGCGTCCCACGGCCACGCAGGCCGTCGTCATCTCGCGCCCGCTCATCCAGGTCCGCCGCGTCACTCCGACGGCGGGTCAGGCGAAGCAGTACCCCATGGCGCCGGGTCGCGCGGGCATCCCCGAGCGGCGTGAGTACAAGGTGGTCCCGGACCACCTGGGCCGTGGCCGCGAGCTGGTGGACGTCTCCAAGAACAAGGAGCGTGGCCAGCGCAAGCGCACCAGCGGCGATACGCAGAGCGTGTCCAAGCAGGAACTGACGGACATGGTCTGGGGCCGCGTCACCATCCCGGTGCGTGGCAAGAAGAAGAAGCCCACGAAGAAG
Encoded here:
- the nusA gene encoding transcription termination factor NusA gives rise to the protein MPTQQANPSVSLNLVLDQVAKDKGIDRAVLIATLEDAMKTAAKKHFGQDRNLEAKYDPEKGVVELFQAITVVEEITDPVQAVNQITLAESHKKGMEVEPGDELVFQIFYRDEDANEAKAQDDQYGDILRLKTFRRGFGRIAAQTAKQVILQRTRDAERENVFNEYKDRKNEIVTGIARRFERGNIIVDLGRAEAVLPVREQVPRETYRPGDRVQAYVLDVLRESKGPQIVLSRASVNLLTKLFEMEVPEIAEGIVVIEAAAREPGGRAKIAVSSRDSDVDPVGACVGMKGSRVQAVVQELRGEKIDIVPYDEDPARFVCSALAPAEVSRVIIDEANHAMELIVPDDQLSLAIGRRGQNVRLAAQLTGWKLDINSESRVREMREFASRSLGALPGINEMLVETLYAHGFRQARDVADANPEMLAQIPGMDPARIPSMQEAARKRMVEDQAELSRMDYEREQARLAEARRHPDELSQAERLARVRGVGEKTIEQLAASGYRTVEDIANEKDLAKLGDVPGVGIKKARQLKSAAENYLVEEAKLRAELNAERGNSTATLDGGAEATKSP
- a CDS encoding YlxR family protein, with product MCVGCGSKRLQAELTRFVIGPEGAIVVDRERRLPGRGAYLCGVGCMTAALKRKAFSRAFRGKAGLVDPSQLG